In Arachis hypogaea cultivar Tifrunner chromosome 17, arahy.Tifrunner.gnm2.J5K5, whole genome shotgun sequence, a single window of DNA contains:
- the LOC112766217 gene encoding receptor-like protein 7: protein MMRCFTLLLLLLLLLHTPSSACSSVLPLCNHHDNSNLLQFKNSFAIKPSSYNYWACSSSYSNRNKTASWSNGTDCCEWDGVTCDTTSGHVIGLDLSCSMLEGEFHPNSTLFHLTHLQQLNLAFNHFSNSPIYPGIGNLVSLTHLNLSYSSFVGHIPSTISHLSKLLSLDLSSYDHELTLDESTWSRLIGNTTNLKELVLDEVDMSSIRETSLSLLMNLSSSLLILSLDDTGLHGKFPTRIFGLTNLEKLSLYGNHELKGELPKSNWSTPLRILDLSWTAFSEEIPDSISHLKSLNQLRLWHCQFDGLIPVSLCLSGNRLHGEIPSLLSNLKHLTDLDLSGNTFRCHIPDVFDNFTKLDTLQLSSNSLGGQVPPSLFRLTQLSVLDLSYNKLGGQLPPSLFDLTQLSYLRLSSNQLIGPIPSKNATLPKLETLDLGNNSINGTIPDWCYSLSSLKYLDLSMNQLTGPISKFSTYSLENLVLSNNKFQGDFPNSIFEFLKNLTRLDVSSNYLSGLLDFSYFSKLEKLNFLDLSNNKFLSVDSNSRVDYVLPQLEYLTFSSCSVTVFPSFLLRLQNLGSLDLSNNKIHGKIPNWFSDNLLHTWTSMFFIDLSFNQLQGDLPIPPNGINYFAVSNNNFTGGISSTICNASSLNALILSHNNLTGNIPQCLGSFPLLQVLDLQINNFHGSIPGNFSKNNAFETIKLNGNQLEGPIPQSLANCTKLEVLDLSDNNIEDVFPSRLEALQELQVLSLRNNKFHGTITCLSRKHPFPKLRIFDVSNNKFSGPLPMQYFEEFQGMMTLNDNTQADGLEYMSNHDNIRYNDSVVIIMKGQVREMKRILTIFTTIDLSNNLFEGKIPQILGELNFLRGLNLSHNKISGNIPKTLGNLTSLEWLDLSCNQLKGEIPMSLTNLNFLSVLNLSENQLEGVIPTGKQFNTFQNDSYRGNPMLCGFPLSKSCSNDEEQPPSVFPEAKESLFGWKQVVVGYGCGVVFGMFLGRLFIKTAKPLWLARLICGYT from the coding sequence ATGATGAGGTGTTTTACTCTcttgttgcttcttcttcttcttcttcatactcCATCTTCCGCTTGCTCATCGGTGTTGCCCCTATGCAACCACCATGACAACTCAAACTTGCTCCAATTCAAGAACTCATTTGCCATCAAACCTTCATCGTACAATTATTGGGCGTGCTCCTCTTCTTATTCCAACCGCAACAAGACAGCGTCATGGAGCAATGGTACGGATTGTTGCGAGTGGGATGGTGTCACGTGCGACACCACATCAGGTCACGTGATTGGGCTTGATCTGAGTTGCAGCATGCTTGAAGGCGAGTTTCATCCCAACAGCACACTCTTCCATCTCACCCATCTTCAACAACTCAACCTTGCCTTCAATCACTTCTCCAACTCTCCAATATATCCTGGAATTGGTAATCTTGTGAGTCTCACCCATCTCAATCTATCATACTCATCATTTGTAGGTCATATTCCGTCCACAATCTCACACTTGTCTAAATTACTCTCACTTGATCTCTCGTCGTATGATCATGAACTGACACTTGATGAATCCACATGGAGCAGACTCATTGGTAACACCACTAACTTGAAAGAGCTAGTTCTAGATGAGGTAGACATGTCTTCTATCAGAGAAACTTCATTGTCTTTGCTGATGAATTTGTCATCCTCTTTGTTGATTCTGAGTCTTGATGACACTGGATTGCATGGAAAATTTCCAACTCGTATATTTGGTTTAACTAATCTTGAAAAACTAAGTTTGTATGGCAATCATGAGCTGAAAGGTGAACTTCCAAAGTCCAATTGGAGCACTCCTCTCAGGATCTTGGACCTCTCTTGGACAGCTTTCTCGGAAGAAATACCTGATTCCATTTCCCATTTGAAGTCTCTTAACCAACTAAGGCTATGGCATTGCCAATTTGATGGATTAATTCCTGTGTCTTTGTGTCTTTCAGGAAATAGACTTCATGGTGAGATTCCATCTTTGCTTTCAAACCTCAAACATCTCACCGACTTAGATCTTAGTGGTAATACGTTCAGATGTCACATCCCAGATGTGTTCGACAACTTCACTAAATTAGATACCTTGCAACTTTCTTCTAACAGTCTAGGAGGTCAAGTACCGCCATCATTGTTTCGTCTAACCCAACTTTCTGTTTTAGATTTGTCATATAATAAACTAGGAGGTCAGCTGCCACCATCATTATTTGATCTAACTCAACTTTCTTACTTACGTCTGTCTTCTAATCAATTAATCGGCCCAATTCCAAGCAAAAATGCCACACTTCCAAAACTAGAAACACTAGATTTGGGTAATAACTCTATAAATGGGACAATTCCAGACTGGTGCTATTCTTTGTCTTCATTGAAATACCTAGATCTTAGCATGAACCAGCTCACAGGGCCAATTAGCAAATTCTCCACTTATTCATTGGAAAATTTAGTTCTCTCTAATAACAAATTTCAAGGTGATTTTCCAAATTCGATCTTTGAATTTCTAAAAAACCTCACTCGTTTGGATGTGTCATCTAATTACTTGAGTGGTCTTTTggacttttcttatttttcaaagttggaaaaattaaattttcttgATCTTTCTAACAATAAATTTCTCTCTGTTGATAGTAATAGTAGGGTGGACTACGTCTTACCGCAACTTGAATATTTAACTTTCTCTTCTTGTAGTGTTACTGTTTTTCCTTCATTCCTACTTAGACTACAAAATCTAGGAAGTTTAGATCTTTCTAACAATAAAATCCATGGAAAGATTCCCAATTGGTTTAGTGATAATCTCTTGCACACATGGACAAGCATGTTCTTTATTGACCTCAGTTTCAACCAGCTGCAAGGAGATCTTCCAATTCCACCAAATGGCATCAATTACTTTGCAGTTTCAAACAACAACTTCACAGGAGGCATTTCTTCAACAATATGCAATGCAAGCTCCCTCAATGCGCTAATCCTGTCTCACAACAATTTGACTGGCAATATTCCACAATGTTTGGGATCCTTTCCTTTGCTTCAGGTTTTGGATTTGCAAATCAACAACTTTCATGGAAGCATACCTGGAAACTTCTCCAAGAATAATGCTTTTGAGACGATAAAGTTGAATGGCAACCAATTAGAGGGACCAATACCACAATCGTTGGCAAATTGCACAAAACTGGAAGTTCTAGACCTGAGTGACAATAACATAGAAGATGTATTTCCCAGTAGGCTAGAAGCTCTTCAGGAATTACAGGTACTCAGTTTACGAAATAACAAATTTCATGGTACCATCACTTGTTTGAGTAGGAAGCACCCATTTCCAAAGTTGAGAATTTTTGATGTGTCTAATAACAAGTTTAGTGGTCCTTTGCCAATGCAATACTTTGAAGAGTTTCAAGGAATGATGACTCTGAATGATAATACTCAAGCTGATGGGTTGGAGTATATGAGCAACCATGATAATATACGATATAATGACTCTGTTGTGATCATTATGAAAGGTCAAGTGAGAGAAATGAAAAGGATATTAACTATTTTCACAACCATAGATTTGTCAAATAACTTGTTTGAAGGAAAAATTCCACAAATTCTTGGAGAATTGAATTTTCTCAGAGGGCTTAACCTTTCTCACAATAAAATCAGTGGTAACATTCCAAAAACTTTAGGTAATTTGACGAGTTTAGAATGGTTAGACCTCTCATGCAACCAACTGAAAGGTGAAATACCTATGTCTTTGACAAATTTGAATTTTCTATCTGTCTTGAACCTTTCGGAAAACCAGTTGGAGGGAGTGATACCAACAGGAAAACAGTTCAATACATTCCAAAATGATTCCTACAGAGGAAACCCAATGCTTTGTGGATTCCCTTTGTCAAAGTCATGCAGCAATGATGAAGAACAACCACCTTCAGTGTTTCCCGAGGCAAAAGAATCATTATTTGGGTGGAAGCAAGTAGTAGTGGGATATGGATGTGGAGTGGTGTTTGGGATGTTCCTTGGAAGGTTGTTTATAAAGACAGCGAAACCCTTGTGGCTTGCCAGACTTATTTGTGGCTATACTTAA